TCTCCCGAAGGGAAACCTTCTACGCGTACCGTACTGTTAAAAGGGCTTCATGACGGGAAGTTTATCTTCTACACTAATTATGAAAGCCGTAAGGGAAAACAGTTGGAACAGAATCCACATATCTCGCTCTCTTTTGTCTGGCACGCTCTCGAAAGACAGGTACACATAGAAGGAATTGCAACGAAAGTCCCGTCGGAGGAATCGGATGAATATTTCCGTAAACGCCCCTATAAAAGCCGGATTGGTGCACGCATTTCTCCACAGAGCCGACCTATCAAGAGCCGGATGCAGCTGATACGCGCTTTCGTGAAAGAAGCCGCCCATTGGATAGGGAAAGAAGTGGAAAGGCCCGGCAACTGGGGCGGATATGCCGTCACCCCCAACCGGATTGAGTTTTGGCAAGGAAGACCGAATCGGCTGCACGACCGTTTTCTGTATATCCTGAAAGAGAATGGAGAATGGCAAATCAGTCGCCTTGCCCCTTGATTTCGTCGATTTTTCTTGGCAACTTCAACTAGAATACGTAATATTGCAACTACAAAAATATTCAGCTTATGATACTGGATTACATTTATCATAGCGGTTTCGCCCTCGAAGCAGAAGGCGTCACCGTTATTATCGACTATTACAAAGACTCCTCGGAAGCCGAACATAGCCGGGGAATCGTGCATGATTACCTCTTGCAAAAGCCGGGTAAGCTCTATGTATTAGCCACTCACTTCCACCCCGACCATTTCAACCGCGAAATATTGACCTGGAAAGAACAACGGCCTGACATCCATTATATTTTCTCTAAAGACATTCTGAAATCTCACCGTGCCCAGGCCGAAGATGCCATCTATATAAAGAAAGGAGAAACATATGAGGACGAGACGCTCCGCATCGATGCTTTCGGTTCGACGGATGTGGGCAGTTCATTCTTGATTCACCTGCAAGATTGGAGTGTTTTCCATGCCGGCGATTTAAACAACTGGCACTGGAGCGAAGAATCTACCGAAGAAGAGATACGAAAAGCAAACGGAGATTTCCTTGCAGAAGTTAAATATTTAAAAGAAAAAGCGCCGGACATTGATTTAGTGCTGTTTCCGGTGGACCGGAGAATGGGAAAAGATTATATGAAAGGGGCAAAACAGTTCATCGAACAAATAAAAACTACTATATTTGTGCCCATGCACTTTAGTGAAGATTATGAAGGCGGTAATGCGCTTCGTAATTTCGCCGAAAATGCAGGATGCCGGTTTATCAGCATCACCCAACGGGGCGAAAGTTTTGAAATTACCAAATAAACACATAATAATTATGAATAAATTTACAATCCTGTTTCTTACCCTGTTCCTCGCATTGCCGATAGCAATGAAGGCAGATTCAGCAAAAGAAAAAAAAGACGACAGCAGGTATCTCGTGGGAGCTGTCCCCGAAGTAGACGGCAAAGTTATATTCTCTAAGGAATTTCAGATTCCCGGAATGAGTCAGGCACAAATCTATGACACGGTCATGAAGTGGATGACCGAACGTCTGAAAGAAAACCAAAATGTTGATAGCCGCGTTGTCTATGCCGACGAAGACAAAGGAACCATTGCCGGTATCGGAGAAGAGTGGATCGTATTCAGTTCCAGCGCTCTTTCATTAGACCGTACGCTAATCAACTACCAGATCACCGTTACCTGCAAACCCGGCAACTGTCTGGTGGAACTGGAAAAAATCCGTTTCACATACCGTGATACAGAAAAGTACAAAGCGGAAGAATGGATTACCGACAAATACGCACTTAATAAAACAAAGACTAAGTTAGTCCGCGGATTGGCAAAATGGCGTAGAAAAACGGTAGACTTTGCCGATGATATATTTATGGATGTAGCTGTAGCCTTCGGAGCTCCGGATACCCGTCCGAAAATAGAGAAAAAGAAGAAAGAAGAAGAACAAAAGGCTCCGTCGATCGTTACAGCCACAGGGCCGATTGTTATTGGCGGTGCAGATAAGAAAACTGACATCAAAGTGACAATCGGCGAACCTGCCCAAAATGCAGTTCCTGCCGCCGATCTGACTCCTGCAACTCCTGTCGGCAAAGCTTCGGCAGATATGCCGGGTTATGTAGAAATCGACTTGAAACAGATTCCGGGTGAAGTATATGCTTTAATGGGAAGCGGCAAGTTAGTGATTTCTATCGGAAAAGACGAATTCAATATGACAAATATGACTGCCAACGCCGGTGGTGCACTGGGCTATCAGTCCGGTAAAGCCGTTGCTTACTGCACGCTTTCCCCCGACCAGTCTTACGAAGCAATGGAGAAGGCAGACAGTTATGCACTGAAACTCTACGCTCCGAACCAAACAACGCCTTCGGCTGTTATTGAATGTAAGAAACTGGCCTCACAGACTACTCCGCAAGCTGGTCAACCCCGTACTTATGTCGGTGAGATCGTGAAGCTCTTAATGAAAAAATAAAGTAGATCACAACAATGGAAATAAAAAGTAGATTTGACCATTTTAATATCAACGTCACCGATCTGGAACGAAGTATTGCCTTCTACGGGAAAGCACTCGGATTGAAAGAACATCATCGGAAAGAAGCTTCCGACGGCTCATTCATCCTCGTCTACCTGACAGATAACGAGACGGGATTTCTTCTGGAATTAACATGGTTGAAAGATCATACGGCTCCTTATGAGTTGGGTGAGAACGAGAGTCATCTCTGCTTTCGTGTAGCAGGTGATTATGATGCAGTCCGTGCCTATCACAAAGAAATGGGTTGCGTGTGTTTCGAGAATACCGCCATGGGACTGTATTTCATTAATGACCCGGACGATTATTGGATTGAGATACTTCCGCAGAAATAATTCATATGATAAAAAAGCGGGGCAGGATGATTATCCTGCCCCGCTTTTTTATCATTGTCTATGAAAATAAATAGCATATTCCTAAAATAACAGTTCCTATATAAAAGCAAACAAAAATAATACAAATATGATTCTTATTTTTTATGTCGATTTGCTCTTTTTTTCCTGATATCAGCTTTCATCTTCGCTGCACCCGAACCATGTTGCCCACGAATATATGTTGCCTTCTTAGCCTTTGTCTTCACTTTTTCATCTTCCTGTGGCTTGTCTTTCTTACCTTTAAAGACAATTCCACCCATGATTGCTTCTTCTATACTCATATATTAAGTTATTAGTATCATATTTCCGGCAGCAAAGATAACCCTTTTCTACGGATTTATTTATCTTTGCCAACTAAAACAATCGTAACGACCAATATGGCAACAACAATTCTCATCCCGGAAAAAGACCCAATGGGGGCTGCTATCTCCGATTTTTTCAACCTCCACAGAGCTGACCGCTTGCGAGTTTTTTCTTCTCAATTCGAAGAAGATGAAATTCCTGTCAAGGAGTTGTTCCGTTCCATGCCCTCCATGCCCATGCTGGAACGTACTGCCCTACAAATGGCCACAGGACAAATACTGGACGTAGGCGCAGGAAGCGGATGTCACGCCCTGGCACTTCAGGATATGGGAAAAGAGGTTTGTGCCATTGATATTTCTCCGCTATCTGTCGAAGTAATGAAGCAACGAGGAGTCAAGGATTCCCGTCTTATCAACCTCTTTGATGAAACATTCACAGAAACATTCGACACCATTCTTATGCTTATGAACGGCTCGGGAATCATCGGCAGACTAAGCAATATGCCTGATTTTTTCCGACGAATGAAACGTATCCTCCGCCCCGGCGGATGTATATTGATGGATTCCAGCGACTTACGATATCTGTTCGAAGAAGAAGACGGCAGCATAGTTATCGACTTAGCCGGAGATTATTACGGAGAAATTGATTTCCGGATGCAATACAAGAGTATAAAAGGAGACACATTCGACTGGTTATATATAGATTTTCAGACACTTAGCCTATACGCTTCCGAATGTGGCTTTAAAGCAGAACTTGTGAAAGAAGGAAAGCATTATGATTATCTGGCTAAGCTTAGCATTGTTTAGAATGCTCTTTATAAAATAGTGACGGGATGCTCTTTCGATAGTATCGCCATATCCTAAAAATAGTAACGCTATCCTGTTGTGATAGCGTTACTATTTTTATTGTACACGAAAGTTTTACGATTCTTCCTGAGATACACCTGATGAAATGTTCTTTATCCTATTTCAGCATTTCATTAATCGTCT
The nucleotide sequence above comes from Bacteroides caccae. Encoded proteins:
- the pdxH gene encoding pyridoxamine 5'-phosphate oxidase, whose amino-acid sequence is MVKINIADIRQEYTKGGLRENELPGDPLWLFSRWLQEAIDAEVDEPTAVIVGTVSPEGKPSTRTVLLKGLHDGKFIFYTNYESRKGKQLEQNPHISLSFVWHALERQVHIEGIATKVPSEESDEYFRKRPYKSRIGARISPQSRPIKSRMQLIRAFVKEAAHWIGKEVERPGNWGGYAVTPNRIEFWQGRPNRLHDRFLYILKENGEWQISRLAP
- a CDS encoding MBL fold metallo-hydrolase; protein product: MILDYIYHSGFALEAEGVTVIIDYYKDSSEAEHSRGIVHDYLLQKPGKLYVLATHFHPDHFNREILTWKEQRPDIHYIFSKDILKSHRAQAEDAIYIKKGETYEDETLRIDAFGSTDVGSSFLIHLQDWSVFHAGDLNNWHWSEESTEEEIRKANGDFLAEVKYLKEKAPDIDLVLFPVDRRMGKDYMKGAKQFIEQIKTTIFVPMHFSEDYEGGNALRNFAENAGCRFISITQRGESFEITK
- a CDS encoding DUF4468 domain-containing protein; its protein translation is MNKFTILFLTLFLALPIAMKADSAKEKKDDSRYLVGAVPEVDGKVIFSKEFQIPGMSQAQIYDTVMKWMTERLKENQNVDSRVVYADEDKGTIAGIGEEWIVFSSSALSLDRTLINYQITVTCKPGNCLVELEKIRFTYRDTEKYKAEEWITDKYALNKTKTKLVRGLAKWRRKTVDFADDIFMDVAVAFGAPDTRPKIEKKKKEEEQKAPSIVTATGPIVIGGADKKTDIKVTIGEPAQNAVPAADLTPATPVGKASADMPGYVEIDLKQIPGEVYALMGSGKLVISIGKDEFNMTNMTANAGGALGYQSGKAVAYCTLSPDQSYEAMEKADSYALKLYAPNQTTPSAVIECKKLASQTTPQAGQPRTYVGEIVKLLMKK
- a CDS encoding VOC family protein; its protein translation is MEIKSRFDHFNINVTDLERSIAFYGKALGLKEHHRKEASDGSFILVYLTDNETGFLLELTWLKDHTAPYELGENESHLCFRVAGDYDAVRAYHKEMGCVCFENTAMGLYFINDPDDYWIEILPQK
- a CDS encoding class I SAM-dependent methyltransferase, with amino-acid sequence MATTILIPEKDPMGAAISDFFNLHRADRLRVFSSQFEEDEIPVKELFRSMPSMPMLERTALQMATGQILDVGAGSGCHALALQDMGKEVCAIDISPLSVEVMKQRGVKDSRLINLFDETFTETFDTILMLMNGSGIIGRLSNMPDFFRRMKRILRPGGCILMDSSDLRYLFEEEDGSIVIDLAGDYYGEIDFRMQYKSIKGDTFDWLYIDFQTLSLYASECGFKAELVKEGKHYDYLAKLSIV